A window of Haliscomenobacter hydrossis DSM 1100 contains these coding sequences:
- a CDS encoding mevalonate kinase, giving the protein MTFSSKLLLFGEHTVLQGSAALALPLPLFQGEWAWAEAENVASLQRNLPAWCQYLTEQQAEGKLETKLDLPRFTADLKLGLYFRSNIPDGYGTGSSGAVCAALYARYALPPIDREDAARYPELKRILGQMESFFHGASSGTDPLIIYLDRPVLLSEGGKIESISLPAWPQAASGWQFFLLDTGQSRSTSQWVNLFLERCKLPAYQEQVKTQLIPVTEEAIRLFQQAQWPELYANWQQISALQQQLLEPMIPAAFKKLWEQGLEEGHFALKLCGAGGGGFLLGMGKTGFLPQNAIVLNE; this is encoded by the coding sequence ATGACCTTTTCCAGCAAACTCCTCCTCTTCGGTGAACACACTGTCCTCCAAGGCTCTGCCGCACTCGCTTTGCCCCTACCTTTGTTTCAGGGGGAATGGGCTTGGGCGGAAGCAGAAAATGTGGCTTCCCTGCAACGCAACTTGCCTGCATGGTGTCAGTATCTGACCGAACAGCAAGCGGAAGGGAAGTTGGAAACAAAACTGGATTTGCCCCGCTTTACTGCGGATCTGAAGCTAGGGCTATACTTCCGCAGCAACATTCCAGATGGGTACGGAACGGGTAGCTCGGGAGCAGTTTGCGCGGCACTCTATGCCCGGTACGCCTTACCGCCCATTGACCGGGAGGACGCTGCCCGCTATCCGGAATTGAAACGTATCCTGGGGCAAATGGAAAGTTTTTTCCACGGTGCCAGTTCGGGCACTGACCCCTTGATCATTTACCTGGATCGCCCCGTTTTGTTGAGTGAAGGTGGAAAGATTGAGTCCATCTCGCTACCCGCCTGGCCGCAAGCCGCAAGTGGCTGGCAGTTTTTTTTGCTGGATACGGGCCAGAGTCGCAGTACCAGCCAATGGGTGAACCTGTTTTTGGAGCGCTGCAAACTCCCCGCTTATCAAGAACAAGTCAAAACCCAATTGATCCCGGTTACGGAGGAGGCGATTCGGTTGTTTCAACAGGCGCAATGGCCCGAATTGTATGCCAATTGGCAACAAATCAGCGCTTTGCAACAACAATTGCTGGAACCGATGATCCCCGCTGCGTTCAAAAAACTGTGGGAACAAGGACTCGAAGAAGGCCATTTTGCCCTCAAACTCTGCGGCGCGGGTGGCGGCGGCTTTTTGCTAGGCATGGGCAAAACTGGCTTTTTACCCCAAAATGCAATCGTTTTGAATGAATAA